GAGTTTCACAGATCCCCATCTGCTAAATAGTAATTTCATTTTGCTGTTCTGTAACTGGCCACAATAATTACATGCAGGTGTTGCAATCATGCTGTGATCCAATAAGGCTAGTTAGTGAATGTTAGTAAATTGCTAACACATGTTCTGTGAGTGCCCTCCACTGAATGCCCTCATGAGCCTCTGTGTGTGGAAATGTTAGCACAGCTTGACCTCATCCAAGAAGAGgggtctacctacagtatacaccCGTGATTCTCACATCGAATGCAATTAACTGTGGAGAATATAGTGAGATTCATTCATATAAAAGTGTTTTCTATGGCTATCTGTGTCAGGAGTGAAAAGTTTGTTCACTGAACTTGCGAGCTCCTGTGCCTAAAATTATATAACATGCCTGTTTGCACAGTGTCTGTTTAGAGGAGTTAGAGCAACAGCATACCATGGCTCACGTAGCGTTAAATGGATGCCTTGTCTATCTCGCAGGTTTTTCACCAAGCACCGTCCCCTAGATTTCTGGGGACGCACATGCACCCAGATAACATTCCTGAATCCTTCACCACAAAGAAAACAAAGGTATGTACTTTCAACCAGAATACAGGTGTTGTGGAACTCACAATTACTATGACATTTTTACAGCTTTTTTTAATGCTCCACAGTAGTTCCTCTTTTTATACAAAATTCCATCACAACTTCCTCCAAACAGCAACGTGTAATTCCCCTGTTGTGTAAGAGTGAAAGCTTTTCCTGTGTAGTATGGCAGCTAGTGTTTCTCTGCAGAGGCAGCCACAGCAGAGAGCGtaccacacagacacatacactgCAAATCACACACTGTACAGAGTACATGGTAGACTGATTAAGCACACACTGTACAGAATACACGGTAGATGGAATAATCAAATAGCATACACACGTAGGACACTTTTCAGCAGACAGTAACTATGCTACACTGAAATATAAAACCTCCAACTTGCAGTACAGTGTGTCTCACAACTCGCCATAACTCTGCCCTTCCCTTCCCTCAGTGTAATGAacacaggggagacagagagctggtttcaaacACAGGGAGCAGCATGTGTTTATTgaaaaggaccacaggaggaggcaggtagctgggtccaggggcaggcaggtcttacacagggggtccaaagtcaacagtacaggcagtgaaaaggctagtaacgtagtccaggagatcaggcaataggtagataacaggctaaagtacaggcagggaatagccAAAAAGGCATCgctagtttttgcctgcctcactatcATACACGGGAGGCGTAAATCATGGTGAAAGACATGTcagaaaacaaacaatacctcacggtgatggggtgcaaagaactgaactaaatagtgtgtgataatgacatagaGGTGTATATTCAGGTGATtaggatctggagagtgagctgcattcaggggatctacgtgtttgagggtgtgggttggaagcagacgttacactcAGGATATAAACTTTAAAGAATGTCCTGGATCAGTCTATAAAAAATATACTGTTGTCATTATCATGTTATGGTCTTCTGTTGATCAAAAACAGATGCTGGTGATATTCAGGAACCCGAAAGACACAGTGGTCTCCTTTTATCACTTCTCAAACAAGAACCCAGTGCTACCCACTGCAAAGTCCTGGGACTGCTTCTTCTCAGAGTTTATGAGTGGAAAAGGTACCTAATGTGAAGAGCCCTTATGAAAATTGGGTTTATATATTGGAGTTTGCTTTATACAAAAGTATAACTTGAGTCAGTTGTATTACAGTAAGATTTGTACCTTTACAGTACAAAGCCTCACCTGAACAGTAATTTCCTATTCCTAGTTCCCTGGGGTTCATATTTTGACCATGTACTTGGCTGGGAGAGGAGAATGGATGACCCTAACGTGATGATAGTCACCTTTGAGGAGTTAAAACAGGTATCAGGTATTCCTTTCGTTTTGAATACAGACATTAGTTTTGATTGGTCTGCTTTCTGTCATTTACATTCTGTCATGTTAATTATGACCCACACAGAACCTGAGTGACGGTGTGCGAAGGGTCTCTGAGTTCTTTGGTTTCAGTCTCAGTGTTGCCCAGGTCCAGACCATCGCAGAGGAGAGCACCTTCAATGCTATGAAGGAGAGCTCCAAGGCCTCACACGGCCAGATGGGCAACGTCTTCTTCAGGAaaggtgtgtatgtatgtatacgtgagagagtgacagagggagcaagagagagaaagagcgctgTATGTGGATAGAGGGAGCTTTGTTCCAGGGTTTGTTTAATACCACCCACTGGAAACAGAAATTGTGGGATTAtggcaacacaaacaaacacttgATATGTATGTTGACTATGAGTACAGACTCATGTCTCCGGTCTCCTGGTCCTCTCTATCCTTTAACATCCCTTGTCCTTTCCAGGGAAATAAAGCATTGTCAGACTGACCTTTGGTGACCTCCTATAGGTTGAATTAATGATTAAGTGCCAaaaaagtaacagggttgatgatttcaaatcagccataaatccccttaTGATAGGGGGAATTGAAGCGTGTTGTCTGCCACAGGGAGGGACAATTGAATGCAAATTTCAAACCTTTTTTAATggttaaaacatttctagcctgcCTATCTGTGGATAACATGGTTGACATGTTATGCTCAACCCACTCAGTTTCCTACCACAAAACATCAGAAAATGGCTTAAAAGAGCCGAACaggctcacctgcttttacactatgatttgactaggATGTTCAATGTTCCttttagaaaaaaaaaagaatagtttcaccatattaaaatgagagttcagttcatgtaatagggttgaccttaaaatgagggacggGTTTACATTTTTTCTCCAtaaatcacatgaaataaataatctTCACAAATGACTGTCAAAAGCAACAAAGATAACTAgagctttacaatgatggtgaaaacttggAGAAATATTGaggttaagtgggttaaaatctaaGGAGTCACAGAAAAGGCTGCATTTTTTcactttagcaagtctttattcattTTAAAAAGATTTATTGAAttttccatgtggtctatattataGAGCACTTTATTTAATGAATCAGGCTTTTAAAATCCAATATTGGTACACAATCTCtaattaaaatatcaaagggacacaGAAGGAACTAATTTCATGGAAAGACCCATATATTGTATGTTTCATACTCACCATGTACATTCACAGTACTGCATGTCTTAGGTGTAAAGTTGAGGTAATCCTAACATCAAGAAAAGGGATACAACTGTACAACTTTTACAATATGTAGGCTACCTCACACTACCTTAAATACTAGGTCAACAGTAATCTAAAAATAACTGTAATCTAAAGATAATTTGCCTCATGCTTTATGTCCAAACTGCAGAGTACTAGAAAAtgtgatgtcactcttgctgtaCATTGATCATGTGTTTGTCTTGTTCATGTGTTTTTGATGGGTATTTCCTCCACAGGTGAAGTAGGGGACTGGAAGAACCATTTCACCGTAGCACAAAGCCAGGAGATGGACACAGCATTCAAGAAGCACCTGGCAGGGACAACACTGGGGGCCAAACTAAAGTATGACCTGTACTGCAAGTAGACAGCAGACTGGACAAACACTTACTGAGCTGAGACAGGATACAAGGGAAACACTGACAGGGAAGTTCAACTCCAACAGGCAGGCTGGTATGCAGTAGCTAAACTGACATTCACAATGAAGTATTTGGTGGTGCAACACTTGTTACTACAGAAACGCTTTATTCCACTTGGCTATCCTACACTGGAGCCATTGAAGGGcatttttgtgaaagtgtgacatgagaagagtggagactggtgggaggagctagagAGGGATGGGCTCCTTGTAATGGTTGGATTATATGTAACAAagtcaaacatggtttccatatgtttgatactgttccattaattccattccagcctttacaatgagcctgtaatctatagctcctcccaccagtctccACTGCATGAGAAAAAGTAGACATGACAATGAGACTTAATGATAGATTTCTTTACCTTGTAATCCTTGTTTTTATATCACTGTTTGTAGATTAAAGTTGGTTAATTGATTGATATCGGCCTTCTTGTATGTATTTTACAACATTTCAAGATGTCAGTGGAGGCTACTGAGGGGCAAACGGCTCATAAATGGCTGGAATAGAGCGAATGGAatgtcaaacacatggaaaccatgtgttgatGTTGATGCCGCTCCAGCCCTTACTACgtgcccgtcctccccaattaaggtgccaccaacaaCCTGTGCAAGATGTTGTACTTTCAGTTCAGAGTAATGGAATGTGTCAAAAAGTCTAGTTCTACAAATGACATGCCACATGACAAACTATAATAATCATATGCTCAAAGTCCTTGCTATAACACATTTGAGATCATATGGTAACCTACTTTAATGCAGGCCAGCAATGTGACAGGTTGCACGCAATAAAACCCTTGGATTGCAATGCATACAATACTAGATTCAAAGCAAATAGAATTATTCCATTTGGAAAAGGTGACCAAGATGAGACGGTCTGTAAATTTAAAGTAAAACGTTCCATAAATTCTTAATTGTAAAGAGTGACAATCAAATTTTAAAAAACTGAGACTATGGTAGCCTACTGATGTGATATTcaccatacatacagtatacattgcGATATTCACCATATATATTGTCTATGATATTTGTGCTGTATGAGGGCCTACACTGGGGATGGCACCATTTCTTCCCTTAGTTGATAATTCCCATTATCCGTGAAACCCGTTTTGATTTAGTGAAAGAATGTCTATATCCAGTCGGTACAATATAGAACAAAAATGTTCAAATGCACTGTAGGCTACCTGTTATTGATAATGTTTTAGTTGCTTGCCATTGGTACTTTCTTAACGTGGGAcgaaggctgtgtttacacagccaCTCTAAGAACCCAAATCTTATTTTCTTTCTATATCTGATCCACACACTCAGTTTTACATATGACTGATATCTGATGTGCACATTCACACTGATGTAACCTCTGAAGTagcaccagagaggaagaggcaaagcgagagTTCTCTCTCGCCAAAATAagcccaatgcgtttctatgatgttattttggacctaagcttgttacctgccttcccgcctttaagacaacgactcccattgttaagctggagacatgagcatctcaacactatatacagatctctggtagCACACAGATACAATTTTTTGTCACtgatgctttaaaaaaaaaaggttattGCAGGTCAAGTGCAACAACAAAGAACTTCAGAGCAAAAGCAATAATCACATCTGAGCATCCAGACAGAGACAGCATATGGAGGATCAGGATTCAAAAGATCAGATtccatgttttttgttgttgctttttaCAAATTAGGCAAAAGAGCAGATAGGTATcagacagtggaggctgctgaagggaggacggctcataataatggctggaacggagcaaatggaaaccatgtgtttgatgttgttgatacCGTTCCACCTATACCGCTCCGGCCATTACCACGTgcacgtcctccccaattaaggtgccgccAAACTCTTGTGGTATCAGATATGCAAATAATTGGCAAAATATCTTAATtggactgcctgtgtaaatgAAGCCTAAGCATCGTTATTAGCTACATATCTAGATATTGGTTAATCAACCACCCTGTTAATTGGTCAATCAATCAGATAATCAGAAATACCATGTTATAAAAAATAGACTGGTTTTGTAACATAGAGTAGACCTACCTCTGCGTTCACAGTCTCTACCATAtactacaggtaactgccaaaataaaggaaacaccaacataaaatgTCTTAATAGGGTATTGGGCCACCacaagccagaacagcttcaatgcaccttggcatagattctacaagtgtctggaactctattggagggatgcaacaccattcttcctCAGTACATTTTGTTCTTTGTTGATGGAAACCACTGTCTCAGGCACAGCTCGAGAATCTCCCGTaagtgttcagttgggttgagatctgaTGACTGAGGTGGTTTACATTTTATGGGGGCAGGCCATGGTAGTTTAAATAAGGGCCTGCTcagggatgttaattgcttaattaactcaggaaccacacctgtatggGAGCACTtactttcaatatactttgtatcc
Above is a genomic segment from Oncorhynchus masou masou isolate Uvic2021 chromosome 23, UVic_Omas_1.1, whole genome shotgun sequence containing:
- the LOC135511126 gene encoding sulfotransferase 6B1-like produces the protein MSSSFSAKIQSKMELAKDMKEEDKLYRYNGVLYPVLMSPEENLKAMERLEARADDVMLVAYPKCGFNWMVAVLRKIIAQATGEKAESKFPPLMEFLGTEMLQVFHQAPSPRFLGTHMHPDNIPESFTTKKTKMLVIFRNPKDTVVSFYHFSNKNPVLPTAKSWDCFFSEFMSGKVPWGSYFDHVLGWERRMDDPNVMIVTFEELKQNLSDGVRRVSEFFGFSLSVAQVQTIAEESTFNAMKESSKASHGQMGNVFFRKGEVGDWKNHFTVAQSQEMDTAFKKHLAGTTLGAKLKYDLYCK